The following are encoded together in the Triticum dicoccoides isolate Atlit2015 ecotype Zavitan chromosome 6B, WEW_v2.0, whole genome shotgun sequence genome:
- the LOC119320237 gene encoding uncharacterized protein LOC119320237 isoform X4 encodes MESQGGSVVGSGQSLVGCQGVFYHVVGLANPIHQFPVRLLLPCSLAPRAVAATHGDERARPREPMGHCSRRRERLPPLPFPSPGSSSAAAAALHWPASFTPPLLSFPPQYPPPAPILRAREAVAVASSREWRAGSGVPVPCRPPSSYHPPPASRPIPVSRRGTGRSWLFKCPLTAASPSRRRRSYRWTAGRRRVASDSHRRSSIRSRGWPPSLEQERLLAVPMVVAATMARMVVAAARTCPRRSRHPSQGPSHPSRPRDLARIGGARTMALQGIEPEECDPSCQDRFLRVGNSSSERFILTGELFPVEITG; translated from the exons ATGGAGAGCCAGGGCGGGTCGGTCGTGGGCTCTGGCCAATCGCTCGTGGGTTGTCAGGGCGTTTTTTACCATGTGGTGGGATTGGCCAACCCTATCCACCAATTccccgtccgcctcctcctcccctgctcgCTCGCCCCGCGCGCGGTCGCCGCCACTCACGGCGATGAGCGGGCAAGGCCGCGTGAGCCGATGGGCCATTGCAGTCGCCGCCGGGAGCGGCTGCCTCCTCTTCCCTTCCCGTCCCCCggttcctcctccgccgccgccgccgctctccacTGGCCGGCGAGCTtcacccctcccctcctctcctttccCCCACAATATCCACCTCCTGCCCCCATCCTTCGCGCCCGAGAAGCCGTGGCCGTCGCTTCATCGAGGGAATGGCGTGCCGGATCCGGTGTCCCCGTTCCATGTCGGCCACCGTCCTCTTACCACCCGCCTCCCGCTTCCCGACCCATCCCCGTCTCTCGACGCGGCACAGGTAGGAGCTGGCTGTTCAAGTGTCCATTGACGGCGGCGAGCCCGAGCCGGCGACGTAGATCTTACCGGTGGACTGCCGGTCGTCGACGCGTTGCCTCGGACTCCCACAGACGCAGCAGCATCCGCAGCAGAGGATGGCCACCGAG CCTGGAGCAGGAGCGTTTACTCGCTGTGCCTATGGTAGTGGCGGCGACGATGGCGCGTATGGTAGTGGCGGCGGCCAGGACGTGCCCTCGGCGATCTCGACATCCAAGTCAAG GCCCTTCTCACCCCTCACGCCCTCGTGACCTTGCCAGGATTGGCGGCGCAAGAACGATGGCGCTGCAGGGGATCGAACCAGAGGAATGTGATCCATCCTGTCAAGATCGGTTTCTGCGTGTG GGGAACTCCAGTTCTGAAAGGTTTATACTCACCGGTGAGCTATTCCCAGTAGAAATTACTGGATAG
- the LOC119320237 gene encoding uncharacterized protein LOC119320237 isoform X2 produces MESQGGSVVGSGQSLVGCQGVFYHVVGLANPIHQFPVRLLLPCSLAPRAVAATHGDERARPREPMGHCSRRRERLPPLPFPSPGSSSAAAAALHWPASFTPPLLSFPPQYPPPAPILRAREAVAVASSREWRAGSGVPVPCRPPSSYHPPPASRPIPVSRRGTGRSWLFKCPLTAASPSRRRRSYRWTAGRRRVASDSHRRSSIRSRGWPPSLEQERLLAVPMVVAATMARMVVAAARTCPRRSRHPSQGPSHPSRPRDLARIGGARTMALQGIEPEECDPSCQDRFLRVCYNLHIRSSTLEGLTKHHQEIAECFNQRGVSLIFLLRRKKTSAAKYQETKWNS; encoded by the exons ATGGAGAGCCAGGGCGGGTCGGTCGTGGGCTCTGGCCAATCGCTCGTGGGTTGTCAGGGCGTTTTTTACCATGTGGTGGGATTGGCCAACCCTATCCACCAATTccccgtccgcctcctcctcccctgctcgCTCGCCCCGCGCGCGGTCGCCGCCACTCACGGCGATGAGCGGGCAAGGCCGCGTGAGCCGATGGGCCATTGCAGTCGCCGCCGGGAGCGGCTGCCTCCTCTTCCCTTCCCGTCCCCCggttcctcctccgccgccgccgccgctctccacTGGCCGGCGAGCTtcacccctcccctcctctcctttccCCCACAATATCCACCTCCTGCCCCCATCCTTCGCGCCCGAGAAGCCGTGGCCGTCGCTTCATCGAGGGAATGGCGTGCCGGATCCGGTGTCCCCGTTCCATGTCGGCCACCGTCCTCTTACCACCCGCCTCCCGCTTCCCGACCCATCCCCGTCTCTCGACGCGGCACAGGTAGGAGCTGGCTGTTCAAGTGTCCATTGACGGCGGCGAGCCCGAGCCGGCGACGTAGATCTTACCGGTGGACTGCCGGTCGTCGACGCGTTGCCTCGGACTCCCACAGACGCAGCAGCATCCGCAGCAGAGGATGGCCACCGAG CCTGGAGCAGGAGCGTTTACTCGCTGTGCCTATGGTAGTGGCGGCGACGATGGCGCGTATGGTAGTGGCGGCGGCCAGGACGTGCCCTCGGCGATCTCGACATCCAAGTCAAG GCCCTTCTCACCCCTCACGCCCTCGTGACCTTGCCAGGATTGGCGGCGCAAGAACGATGGCGCTGCAGGGGATCGAACCAGAGGAATGTGATCCATCCTGTCAAGATCGGTTTCTGCGTGTG TGCTACAACCTTCACATAAGAAGCTCCACACTAGAG GGTCTGACGAAACACCATCAAGAGATAGCTGAATGTTTCAACCAAAGGGGTGTGTCTTTAATTTTccttttaagaagaaagaaaacttCTGCAGCAAAATACCAGGAAACTAAATGGAACTCATAA
- the LOC119320237 gene encoding uncharacterized protein LOC119320237 isoform X1 has translation MESQGGSVVGSGQSLVGCQGVFYHVVGLANPIHQFPVRLLLPCSLAPRAVAATHGDERARPREPMGHCSRRRERLPPLPFPSPGSSSAAAAALHWPASFTPPLLSFPPQYPPPAPILRAREAVAVASSREWRAGSGVPVPCRPPSSYHPPPASRPIPVSRRGTGRSWLFKCPLTAASPSRRRRSYRWTAGRRRVASDSHRRSSIRSRGWPPSLEQERLLAVPMVVAATMARMVVAAARTCPRRSRHPSQGPSHPSRPRDLARIGGARTMALQGIEPEECDPSCQDRFLRVGNSSSERFILTGELSCGLDGDVGVVQEACWVCLFQGSEPGQDLWKEFTTRTRRERFVLHLFFF, from the exons ATGGAGAGCCAGGGCGGGTCGGTCGTGGGCTCTGGCCAATCGCTCGTGGGTTGTCAGGGCGTTTTTTACCATGTGGTGGGATTGGCCAACCCTATCCACCAATTccccgtccgcctcctcctcccctgctcgCTCGCCCCGCGCGCGGTCGCCGCCACTCACGGCGATGAGCGGGCAAGGCCGCGTGAGCCGATGGGCCATTGCAGTCGCCGCCGGGAGCGGCTGCCTCCTCTTCCCTTCCCGTCCCCCggttcctcctccgccgccgccgccgctctccacTGGCCGGCGAGCTtcacccctcccctcctctcctttccCCCACAATATCCACCTCCTGCCCCCATCCTTCGCGCCCGAGAAGCCGTGGCCGTCGCTTCATCGAGGGAATGGCGTGCCGGATCCGGTGTCCCCGTTCCATGTCGGCCACCGTCCTCTTACCACCCGCCTCCCGCTTCCCGACCCATCCCCGTCTCTCGACGCGGCACAGGTAGGAGCTGGCTGTTCAAGTGTCCATTGACGGCGGCGAGCCCGAGCCGGCGACGTAGATCTTACCGGTGGACTGCCGGTCGTCGACGCGTTGCCTCGGACTCCCACAGACGCAGCAGCATCCGCAGCAGAGGATGGCCACCGAG CCTGGAGCAGGAGCGTTTACTCGCTGTGCCTATGGTAGTGGCGGCGACGATGGCGCGTATGGTAGTGGCGGCGGCCAGGACGTGCCCTCGGCGATCTCGACATCCAAGTCAAG GCCCTTCTCACCCCTCACGCCCTCGTGACCTTGCCAGGATTGGCGGCGCAAGAACGATGGCGCTGCAGGGGATCGAACCAGAGGAATGTGATCCATCCTGTCAAGATCGGTTTCTGCGTGTG GGGAACTCCAGTTCTGAAAGGTTTATACTCACCG GTGAGTTGAGCTGCGGCTTGGATGGGGATGTTGGTGTTGTTCAAGAGGCCTGCTGGGTTTGCCTTTTTCAAGGTTCTGAACCAGGGCAG GATCTATGGAAGGAGTTCACGACTCGGACTCGACGAGAAAGGTTTGTGCttcatcttttttttttttga
- the LOC119320237 gene encoding uncharacterized protein LOC119320237 isoform X3, with product MESQGGSVVGSGQSLVGCQGVFYHVVGLANPIHQFPVRLLLPCSLAPRAVAATHGDERARPREPMGHCSRRRERLPPLPFPSPGSSSAAAAALHWPASFTPPLLSFPPQYPPPAPILRAREAVAVASSREWRAGSGVPVPCRPPSSYHPPPASRPIPVSRRGTGRSWLFKCPLTAASPSRRRRSYRWTAGRRRVASDSHRRSSIRSRGWPPSLEQERLLAVPMVVAATMARMVVAAARTCPRRSRHPSQGPSHPSRPRDLARIGGARTMALQGIEPEECDPSCQDRFLRVGLTKHHQEIAECFNQRGVSLIFLLRRKKTSAAKYQETKWNS from the exons ATGGAGAGCCAGGGCGGGTCGGTCGTGGGCTCTGGCCAATCGCTCGTGGGTTGTCAGGGCGTTTTTTACCATGTGGTGGGATTGGCCAACCCTATCCACCAATTccccgtccgcctcctcctcccctgctcgCTCGCCCCGCGCGCGGTCGCCGCCACTCACGGCGATGAGCGGGCAAGGCCGCGTGAGCCGATGGGCCATTGCAGTCGCCGCCGGGAGCGGCTGCCTCCTCTTCCCTTCCCGTCCCCCggttcctcctccgccgccgccgccgctctccacTGGCCGGCGAGCTtcacccctcccctcctctcctttccCCCACAATATCCACCTCCTGCCCCCATCCTTCGCGCCCGAGAAGCCGTGGCCGTCGCTTCATCGAGGGAATGGCGTGCCGGATCCGGTGTCCCCGTTCCATGTCGGCCACCGTCCTCTTACCACCCGCCTCCCGCTTCCCGACCCATCCCCGTCTCTCGACGCGGCACAGGTAGGAGCTGGCTGTTCAAGTGTCCATTGACGGCGGCGAGCCCGAGCCGGCGACGTAGATCTTACCGGTGGACTGCCGGTCGTCGACGCGTTGCCTCGGACTCCCACAGACGCAGCAGCATCCGCAGCAGAGGATGGCCACCGAG CCTGGAGCAGGAGCGTTTACTCGCTGTGCCTATGGTAGTGGCGGCGACGATGGCGCGTATGGTAGTGGCGGCGGCCAGGACGTGCCCTCGGCGATCTCGACATCCAAGTCAAG GCCCTTCTCACCCCTCACGCCCTCGTGACCTTGCCAGGATTGGCGGCGCAAGAACGATGGCGCTGCAGGGGATCGAACCAGAGGAATGTGATCCATCCTGTCAAGATCGGTTTCTGCGTGTG GGTCTGACGAAACACCATCAAGAGATAGCTGAATGTTTCAACCAAAGGGGTGTGTCTTTAATTTTccttttaagaagaaagaaaacttCTGCAGCAAAATACCAGGAAACTAAATGGAACTCATAA
- the LOC119320237 gene encoding uncharacterized protein LOC119320237 isoform X5, with protein sequence MESQGGSVVGSGQSLVGCQGVFYHVVGLANPIHQFPVRLLLPCSLAPRAVAATHGDERARPREPMGHCSRRRERLPPLPFPSPGSSSAAAAALHWPASFTPPLLSFPPQYPPPAPILRAREAVAVASSREWRAGSGVPVPCRPPSSYHPPPASRPIPVSRRGTGRSWLFKCPLTAASPSRRRRSYRWTAGRRRVASDSHRRSSIRSRGWPPSLEQERLLAVPMVVAATMARMVVAAARTCPRRSRHPSQGLAAQERWRCRGSNQRNVIHPVKIGFCVWGTPVLKGLYSPVSYSQ encoded by the exons ATGGAGAGCCAGGGCGGGTCGGTCGTGGGCTCTGGCCAATCGCTCGTGGGTTGTCAGGGCGTTTTTTACCATGTGGTGGGATTGGCCAACCCTATCCACCAATTccccgtccgcctcctcctcccctgctcgCTCGCCCCGCGCGCGGTCGCCGCCACTCACGGCGATGAGCGGGCAAGGCCGCGTGAGCCGATGGGCCATTGCAGTCGCCGCCGGGAGCGGCTGCCTCCTCTTCCCTTCCCGTCCCCCggttcctcctccgccgccgccgccgctctccacTGGCCGGCGAGCTtcacccctcccctcctctcctttccCCCACAATATCCACCTCCTGCCCCCATCCTTCGCGCCCGAGAAGCCGTGGCCGTCGCTTCATCGAGGGAATGGCGTGCCGGATCCGGTGTCCCCGTTCCATGTCGGCCACCGTCCTCTTACCACCCGCCTCCCGCTTCCCGACCCATCCCCGTCTCTCGACGCGGCACAGGTAGGAGCTGGCTGTTCAAGTGTCCATTGACGGCGGCGAGCCCGAGCCGGCGACGTAGATCTTACCGGTGGACTGCCGGTCGTCGACGCGTTGCCTCGGACTCCCACAGACGCAGCAGCATCCGCAGCAGAGGATGGCCACCGAG CCTGGAGCAGGAGCGTTTACTCGCTGTGCCTATGGTAGTGGCGGCGACGATGGCGCGTATGGTAGTGGCGGCGGCCAGGACGTGCCCTCGGCGATCTCGACATCCAAGTCAAG GATTGGCGGCGCAAGAACGATGGCGCTGCAGGGGATCGAACCAGAGGAATGTGATCCATCCTGTCAAGATCGGTTTCTGCGTGTG GGGAACTCCAGTTCTGAAAGGTTTATACTCACCGGTGAGCTATTCCCAGTAG